The following coding sequences lie in one Notolabrus celidotus isolate fNotCel1 chromosome 20, fNotCel1.pri, whole genome shotgun sequence genomic window:
- the LOC117831705 gene encoding aconitate hydratase, mitochondrial-like, with product MASYCLTVSRLQLALGTGARRFHVSAAFSAKARVSMSRFEPGSSINYEKMHQNIQTVRRRLARPLTLSEKIVYGHLDDPAGQEIDRGRTYLRLRPDRVAMQDATAQMAMLQFISSGLPRVAVPSTIHCDHLIEAQIGGVQDLQRAKDVNEEVYNFLATAAAKYGVGFWKPGSGIIHQIILENYAYPGVMLIGTDSHTPNGGGLGSICIGVGGADAVDVMAGIPWELKCPNVIGVKLTGSLSGWTSPKDVILKVAGILTVKGGTGAIVEYHGPGVDSISCTGMATICNMGAEIGATTSVFPYNHRMKTYMEKTGRGEIASLADQFQEDLVPDKNCEYDQVVEINLSELKPHINGPFTPDLAHPVSDIGAIAKKSGWPLEVKVGLIGSCTNSSYEDMGRAASLAQQALDKGLKCKAQFTVTPGSEQIRATIERDGYAKILSDVGGIVLANACGPCIGQWDRKDVKKGEKNTIVTSFNRNFTARNDANPATHAFVTSPEIVTAMAIAGTLNFNPETDYLTSASGEKFKLEPPTGDELPSKDFDPGQDTYQHPPAEGGSVMVDVSPSSNRLQLLEPFDRWSGGDLEDLRVLIKVKGKCTTDHISAAGPWLKFRGHLDNISNNLLIGAVNIENEAVNKVKNQLTGEYGGVPDVARHYKANGESWVVVGDENYGEGSSREHAALEPRHLGGRAIIVKSFARIHETNLKKQGLLPLTFAEPKDYDKIRPDDKISITGLKSFAPGKPLTAVIKHSDGNQDAISLNHTFNQTQIEWFQAGSALNRMKELQ from the exons ATGGCGTCTTACTGTCTGACTGTCTCCAGGCTGCAG CTGGCCCTTGGAACCGGGGCGAGGCGGTTTCATGTCTCCGCAGCCTTCAGCGCCAAGGCCAGGGTGTCCATGAGCCGCTTTGAGCCCGGCTCCAGCATCAACTATGAGAAGATGCACCAGAACATCCAGACCGTGCGAAGGAG GCTCGCCAGGCCTCTCACTCTGTCCGAGAAGATCGTGTACGGTCACCTGGACGACCCGGCGGGGCAGGAGATCGACCGCGGCCGCACGTACCTGCGCCTGCGTCCGGACCGCGTGGCCATGCAGGACGCCACGGCTCAGATGGCGATGCTTCAGTTCATCAGCAGCGGCCTCCCGAGGGTCGCCGTTCCCTCCACCATCCACTGTGATCACCTGATCGAGGCTCAGATCGGAGGAGTCCAGGACCTGCAGCGGGCCAAG GATGTGAACGAGGAGGTCTACAACTTTCTGGcaacagctgctgcaaaatATGGAGTCGGCTTCTGGAAACCTGGATCAGGGATCATCCATCAG ATCATCCTGGAGAACTACGCCTACCCCGGGGTGATGCTGATCGGCACAGACTCCCACACTCCTAACGGGGGCGGGCTGGGCTCCATCTGTATCGGCGTGGGCGGAGCTGACGCCGTGGATGTCATGGCTGGGATCCCCTGGGAGCTGAAGTGTCCGAAT GTGATCGGGGTGAAGCTCACAGGAAGCCTGTCTGGCTGGACGTCTCCGAAGGACGTGATCCTGAAGGTGGCCGGTATCCTGACTGTGAAGGGCGGAACCGGAGCCATCGTGGAGTATCACGGGCCCGGAGTGGACTCCATCTCCTGCACAG GGATGGCTACGATCTGTAACATGGGGGCGGAGATCGGAGCCACCACGTCGGTCTTCCCGTACAACCACCGCATGAAGACCTACATGGAGAAGACGGGCCGTGGAG agaTCGCCTCTTTAGCCGATCAGTTCCAAGAAGACCTGGTCCCGGATAAGAACTGTGAATACGACCAGGTGGTGGAGATCAACCTGAGCGAG TTGAAGCCTCACATCAACGGGCCGTTCACCCCGGACCTGGCTCACCCGGTGTCCGACATCGGGGCGATCGCCAAGAAGAGCGGCTGGCCCCTGGAGGTCAAAGTGG GTCTGATCGGCAGCTGCACTAACTCCAGTTATGAGGATATGGGCCGAGCGGCGTCTCTGGCTCAGCAGGCTCTGGATAAAGGTCTGAAGTGTAAGGCCCAGTTCACAGTCACTCCGGGGTCAGAGCAGATCCGAGCCACCATCGAGAGAGACGGATAC gcgAAGATCCTGAGCGACGTCGGGGGAATCGTTCTCGCTAACGCTTGTGGTCCCTGCATCGGACAGTGGGACAG AAAAGACgtgaagaaaggagagaagaacaCCATCGTCACGTCCTTCAACAGAAACTTCACCGCCAGGAACGACGCCAACCCGGCCACGCACGCCTTCGTCACGTCTCCTGAG ATCGTCACGGCCATGGCGATCGCCGGGACTCTCAACTTCAACCCAGAGACCGACTACCTGACCTCCGCGAGTGGAGAGAAGTTCAAGCTGGAGCCGCCCACCGGGGACGAGCTCCCCTCCAAAGACTTCGACCCGGGTCAGGACACCTACCAGCACCCCCCAGCAGAGGGCGGCTCGGTCATG GTGGACGTGAGCCCCTCCAGTAACCGCCTGCAGCTGTTGGAGCCCTTTGACAGGTGGAGCGGAGGAGACCTGGAGGACTTGAGGGTCCTCATCAAG GTGAAGGGAAAGTGTACAACGGATCACATCAGTGCCGCCGGTCCGTGGCTGAAGTTTCGCGGTCACCTTGACAACATCTCCAACAACCTTCTGATCGGCGCGGTGAACATTGAGAACGAGGCCGTCAACAAGGTGAAGAACCAGCTGACGGGAGAGTACGGGGGCGTGCCGGACGTGGCTCGCCACTACAAG GCTAACGGAGAGAGCTGGGTGGTGGTTGGAGACGAGAACTACGGGGAGGGGTCCAGCAGAGAGCACGCCGCCCTGGAGCCGCGACACCTCGGAGGACGCGCCATCATCGTCAAGAGCTTCGCCAGAATCCACG AGACCAACCTGAAGAAGCAGGGCCTGCTGCCGCTCACCTTCGCCGAACCCAAAGACTACGACAAGATCCGCCCCGACGACAAGATCTCCATCACCGGGTTGAAGTCGTTCGCTCCTGGAAAG cCTCTGACCGCCGTCATCAAACACAGCGACGGCAACCAGGACGCCATCTCTCTCAACCACACGTTCAACCAGACGCAGATCGAGTGGTTCCAGGCCGGCTCCGCCCTCAACAGGATGAAGGAGCTGCAGTGA